One genomic region from Polynucleobacter sp. MWH-P3-07-1 encodes:
- a CDS encoding glycosyltransferase: MNILTITASDNSMGGASRVAMDIHQGLLKRGHESFVFSGKSQNYDVSSRIQEIKRPFLTKVLSRALSNDIDFFQTDYLLDTPEFKAADVVHCHNLHGWYFSLRTLKKMAQKKPVLWTLHDMWSITPHAAHTSSSIIRNGIYQISDKSLYPSTIWDNDRYLTHRKSQIYKDMRVNLVSPSHWLIEKLRFSCLSSKQTFLIPNGIDCNQFQMGSRNELRKKYGFSEGPMILFIGADAENNIYKGYQDFVWLASSDDDPKNQYVCLGSQSSGLRGCVKHLQASSDKSYVAEILSCADVLVATSKYENFPLVLLEAMACGVSVITYDVGGSAEAIVGAPNCVATPLGDRNLLKNTLKNIIDNALIGGNHLRQELRAHVKNNYDLEKMLDSYTEVYKQLIANPRLA; this comes from the coding sequence ATGAATATCTTGACTATTACTGCAAGCGATAACTCAATGGGCGGTGCGTCAAGAGTAGCTATGGATATTCATCAAGGCCTATTAAAAAGAGGGCATGAATCCTTTGTGTTTTCAGGAAAGTCACAAAACTACGATGTGAGCTCTCGAATACAAGAAATCAAGAGACCTTTTTTAACCAAAGTACTATCAAGAGCTCTATCTAATGACATTGATTTTTTTCAAACCGACTATTTGCTTGATACCCCTGAATTCAAGGCTGCAGATGTAGTGCATTGCCACAATCTTCATGGATGGTATTTTAGTTTAAGAACGTTAAAAAAGATGGCGCAAAAAAAACCAGTGCTATGGACCTTGCATGATATGTGGTCTATAACACCACATGCCGCACATACATCATCTTCCATTATTCGAAATGGCATCTACCAGATTTCAGACAAGAGTTTGTATCCAAGTACCATTTGGGACAACGATAGATATCTAACGCATCGTAAGAGCCAGATCTATAAGGACATGAGGGTTAATTTAGTTAGTCCATCGCATTGGCTGATAGAAAAGCTGAGATTTTCTTGCTTATCATCTAAGCAAACATTTCTCATTCCAAATGGAATTGATTGCAACCAATTTCAAATGGGTTCTCGTAATGAGCTTCGAAAAAAGTATGGTTTTTCAGAGGGCCCTATGATTCTATTTATTGGGGCAGATGCAGAAAACAATATTTACAAGGGGTATCAAGATTTTGTATGGCTTGCATCATCAGATGATGATCCGAAGAATCAGTATGTATGCTTAGGATCTCAAAGCAGTGGCCTGAGAGGCTGCGTTAAGCATTTACAGGCATCTTCTGACAAAAGCTACGTAGCTGAAATCCTTTCTTGTGCGGATGTTTTAGTTGCAACCTCGAAGTATGAAAATTTTCCGCTAGTGCTATTGGAGGCAATGGCGTGCGGTGTTTCGGTAATTACTTATGATGTTGGCGGATCTGCTGAGGCAATCGTTGGAGCGCCAAACTGTGTTGCCACTCCATTAGGTGATCGAAATCTCTTGAAAAATACTCTTAAAAATATAATTGATAATGCCTTGATCGGAGGAAATCATCTAAGGCAAGAGTTGAGGGCGCATGTAAAAAATAACTATGATCTTGAGAAAATGTTAGATTCATATACTGAAGT